The Archocentrus centrarchus isolate MPI-CPG fArcCen1 chromosome 5, fArcCen1, whole genome shotgun sequence genome contains the following window.
TCATGGAGAAACAGATTCTTTTGGCCATTGTCGATATTGTTGTAGTGAAAATCAAATAATGCAATAGCCTCTTTTtccccacacacacttattatgGGTGGAAAATTTCCCAAAAGAACCTGATAGGGATGACATTGTACTAACAAAGACAATTTGTTGCATACCAGATGTAGACAATAAAGTTTCATAAACTTTAACCACAAAGATTTTGTCTAGACATGTACTTGAATATCCAAAATATTAGTAGAgacagaagattttttttaggttaaaatAGCAGCTGTCATTTTATCTTCAATGTTTTCCACAAATATAAGATGAAGTTTTATTGCAGATAGTAGGCTCCTTGATCTACAGTCTACACCATTCAGTTCAAGTGGGTGAATGTGATGATGTGGCGAGAGGATGCCTAACATTACTCTGTTCTTTCATTTCACAGGGCTATGACATCAGCTTTCTCATCACCAACTTCCACACAGAACAGATGTACAAGCATAAACTAGTGGACTTTGTCATTCATTTCATGGAGGAAATTGACAAGGAGATCAGTGAAATGAAGCTGTCTGTCAACGCCAGGGCTCGTATCGTTGCTGAGGAGTTCCTCAAAAATGTGAGTTATAGTCTCAGTAATTCTTTCATGTGTAAAACTTTGTATTAAAATAGCCAAGCTTTAATATTACTTTATTGTGCTTTGTTCTACTTTCGCAGTTCTGAGAACAAGGAAACTCGgaaaaatgcattccttttgcAATCTTGGCCGTCACTGTGGAGCGTTCCCATCAGAGGAGTCAAACTATGATCAGCCAATGAAAGCTGAGCGACATAAGATGTACCGGCCAATGAGCTTTTAGCCTTTAAACTTAAATTACCCCTGTGCTCAGAAGTATTGATGGTTGTACATAATGAACATTCACATGTGAAACATTCATTTCTGCCTATGGAACAAGTCAGGGCAGGTCCTTAAAAAGAGTTATCGATATTAATGAGTACAGGCTaatatggatttttttccagataatttaatttttttttaaatatatagacaatatatatatatatatatatattatatgcatATTAAtttccttttgctgttttgttacaACACACTTTAACCCATCAATGCAATCAATTAGGTGACTTTTCTTGCTTTAGTTCACAAGTACACAGATGAGTCTGTTGTCGATGAAACAAATGCATCTGCTGGCAAtgaagataaataaagaatatgcTTTGTATTTCAGTCTGTCTGTGAAGTCTTTAAACACAACTGCACAGCTTTCTTTACAAGAAACATTAACATTTATTGAGGTTGGACAGCTGGAGACAGACAAGGCATTTTGGGTTATTTTTCCCCAGTATAGTAGTATACGTTGTTACCCCACAAAAAGTATTCATGCATGTAcagttttcacagttttaatTCATACTTTTCACTTGTGATGGAGTGATTTAGAGGCCAAAAATGCCTTAAGTGACAAACCGAATATTTCACAAGTTCTCAACTTTTAGTCTTAAAGACAAATAAGTTTTAGTTTCACTATGATTACAACAGGAAGTGCTTCATTTTGGAGTTTTAGCATATCAGCTACATTTCAGAGAAAACATACGACATGTATGTAAAATTTCAgccccttgtttttttttttttttttatgatgagcTCATtgtaacattttctcttttctggaaTGTTTGAAATTTTTAAACACACCAAGAATaatcagggttttttttgtttgaaaaaaaaaaaaattaagcaagaaaaggaaaacatgatTAGTGTCCTTGgtcttttctggtgtttttttttttttttttttttttttgtcttccataTAAAAACAcctttagaaacaaacaatggcagtataCACAATGCATGGAAGACAATGATTAAAGTTAATATCATTGCACCATTTAAGAAgttcacatattaaaaaaaatattcacatctGCCTTTAGTTTCCCCGCCAAAGAGAGTCAAGCTACTGTACGGTTAaaacaaatgtataaaatgGACGACATTTAGTGAAAGTGCTTTACAATGAGAGTCTAGAAAGATGTCTCTGACTCAGGGAAAAAGCTGCCTCAGCAGTTGATCAGCACCGTTAATGCCGTTCAGAGGTCCTAACGAAGTTAGATGAGGTTTCGGCTGTGACAGGAAGTGAAGGAGTTTAGAAATGAGCTGGGACTGTCTGCAGAGCATCTTCAGTGCTGCGCTGCACATTCACATTCTGAAAGAGcgatgggggggaaaaaaaaaaaaaaaagagttacagTTAGTTAAacaattcatttattcattaatttccTGAAGTCTGTATCTTGAATAAAAAGAATCCATCGTGTCACACAGTGGTACTAACAGACCTTGCGAGTCCAGCTATGGTGATTTTTAAACTCTAAGAACAtctgtttaaaatgatttcaaataaaacacattcatgATCCTGAGGCCTTTACAGCTATGACATTATTAATGTCAAACATTTTCAATCAGTGTTAAGAGGTAGTAAAGAAGCAAGCCCTTAATTCTACATAAATATTCATACTTAAGCTATTTATAGAAATCATTCAGTCTGCCACTCAACTACTAGAGCTGGACCAAAACAGGATTTTAAAGTCCAGTACTGACATTTGCTGATTTTAAAAATCGGATATTCCAATATATTggctgatatatatatagatttcTTTTTCCAGACCCACAAAACATGAACAGGTTTCTTAAACActtgttatgtgtagttatttactCATGTAAACTCAGCCCGATTCTGCTCAGATCAGCTTTCCTAAATATTGCGCCTCTCAAGACGGCTCAGGATTTCATCTTATCCAACTACGatcagggttaaccctgggtttCTGTACTATCAAGGCAGTTCACTTCTTACTGGGGTATATCACCATGGTTACCTTGTACTGTGAGATTAGAGATCAACACTTTCCAATTCCCAGCCTACTGAACGATCAATACCCTGGAAAGAAGCATTCCTGAAAGATCCCTCTGACCTCCGAGTGCGGATAGTAGGAGGGATCAAAGTTTTTAGCGTCTAATACCTTTGTGCTTCCCTGATGAACAATAGTAATAAATATAGATTCTCAGAATCAgaaattttattcattttaaaaactgaaatagtttaaacaataatttaatgaaatacttGATTCTAATCCATCAGACTCTCCCGTGTCTTAACATTAGAGCTGTGATATTGATAAGTCTCCTAATTTTAATCTTCATtacagcacggtggcgcagtggttagcactgctgcctcacagttagaataacatttgaaaggcctgggtttgattccaccttggcccaggcctcgctctcgctgtgtggagtttgtatgttctccccgtgtcaatgtgagtttcctcccacagtccaaagacgtgcacttacaggggttaggttaattggccactctaaattgcccataggtgtgagtgtggatggttgtctgtctctctgtgttagccctgtgacaggctggcaacctgtacaggtgtaccctgcctctcgccctatgacagctgggataggcttcagcccccccataaccctgaacaggataagcggaagtgaatggatggatggaagctgATAAGCTTATCCTGCCAATGTTAaggtaagtgaatccagataacagaAAGACACACTGGCTATGTTGAATGCATGTCATAGTACAGGCCTCAGGAAACAAGGTCATAGTCTATGTATCCAGTGTTATTTGTGAGGGAGGCTCCTGACTGAGTTGTGGATGACAGCTTGAAAATGTAGTGAGGTCAATGGGCTGAGTGAGTGCCTATGATACCCACCTctggtctgtctctgtgtgtgttcacagcatCCACGCTTAAACAGAAAGACTCCACTTTACATCCTGATTAAGAGCAAACAGTCATTAGACCAAGCAGAGATAATGTGttatattaaaaacatataaaaaaaaatgcagccatTTCTGTtaaatacagtggcttgcaaaagtatttatttcactggaatttaatgtgaaagaccaacacaaagtggtatacaattgtgaagtggaaagaaaattatacatgattcaaaacattttttacaaataaactgaaaagtgcggtgtgcaaaagtattcagcccccttttctctgagtgcaaccaattgcattcagaagttgtctgatgactgctaatgactaaaaagagtccacctgtgtgtgatctaatctcagtacaaatacagctgctccgtgacggcctcagaggttggttaagagaatattggggagtaaacagcatcatgaagtccaaagaacacagcagacaggtcaggaataaggttgtggagaagtttaaagcaggcttaggctatagaAAGacttcccaagctttgaacatctcacggagcactgttcaatccattatccagaaaaggaaagagtatggcacaactataaacctaccaagacaaggccgtccacctaaacttacaggccgaacaaggagagcactgatcagagatgcagccaagaggcccatggtgacgaaatgcagagatccacagctcaggtgggggaatctgtccacactgcacaaatgtggtcttcatggaagagtggcaagaagaaagccattgtttaaataaaaccataaaaagtcccgtttgcagtttgccagaagccatgttggggacacagcaaacatgtggaacaaggtgctttggtcagatgattgaaattgaaaattgaactttttggccaaaatgctatgtgtggcggagaattaacactgcacatcactctgaacacaccatccccactgtcaaatatggtggtggcagcatcatgctctggggctgcttctcttcagcagggaccgGGAAGTTGGTCAGCGTTGATGGGAAGAttgatggagccaaatacagggcaatcttggaggaaaacctgttggagtctgcaaaagacttgagactggtgcggaggttcaccttccagcaggacaacgaccctgaACAtgaagccagggctacaatggaatggtttaaaaccaaacattcaTATGTTAGAacagcccagtcaaagtccagacctaaacccaatcgagaatttgtggcaagatctgaaaactgctgttcacaaatgctctccatctaatctgactgagcttgagctgttttgcaaagaagaatgggcaaaaatttcagtcactagatgtgcaaagctggtggagacataccctaaaagacttgcagctgtaattgcagcaaaaggtggttccacaaagtattgactcaggggggctgaatacttttgcacaccgcacttttcagttttttttgtaaaaaatgttttgaatcatgtatcaTTTTTGGTCCACTGacctttcacattaaattccagtgaaatatatttatgcgtgtggttgtaatgtgacaaaatatgggaaagttcaaggggtatgaatacttttgcgaGCCACTGTACATGAAATAAATCTAAGTGCACTTCCTTTTGAAAAATCTGACTTATTTCACACCCACTGGAAAGACATTTTTGATATCTTGGGTGTTttgataaataaacattttcataaTATCTGTCTTTAAGTTTACATCTAACACATTTATATTGTGTTTCAGACAATACAGCAAGAAGAGTATTTAATGACACTACATTTATAATTGTATTTATGTCAATAGCCTAGGAAATTTTCCACAACTCACCATAAGCCACGGGGGTTAACTTCAATACTGTGTGCAAAGGGCACTTAAGATAAGGCAACTCATCTGTGATGACAGAAAGTTATAAGTTTTATGGTCGGTGTCtataacaaagaaagaaaaactttaaacgGCCTACTTTAAGTCCTTCTTACCTGCAGTCTTGTCCAGGAAATATGCAAGAAGACAGCGCATGACTGCTTGGTGACAAATCACTAGAACGTTCTCCTGTCTCTCCAACTCCATGATCACGGGCTCCAGCCGCTGAACCAGGTCTTCATATGACTGAAGGAAGTTCACAGAGCAGTCAAACACTCGAAGGTTTTcaagacacacaaaagaaaaaacaaagttttatgtTTGGAAGAGTCACATTCTCACCTCTCCTTTAGGATAGCGGTAGCGGTATTTGTCTTGGTCTCTCAGGGCAAACTCCAGAGGGTAATGAGTTTGGATTTCCTCGTACATCATCTCCTCACACACACCCTGGgtaaaaggagaagaaaaccaTTTAGCCTTTATGCAAATGCTTCAGAATTACCTTCACACTGAGGAAAGCAGAGGTTGACATACAGCGTCAATTTCATTGAGAGATTTCCACTGTTCGTATGGCACTCCGAGGATCTCTGCTGTCTGGATTGTTCTCTTCATTTGGCTGGTCCACACTTTAAGAtctttgatgttttgctccTGGAGGAAATTCCTCAGACGTGTGGCAAACTGGACAGCAAGAGAAGAATGCAGAAGATCACGTTAAATCCGCTcagtgatctgaaacatgtgctGACATATTTTCTGTTGACACAGACGCACAAACACCCACACCAACCTCTTGTCCTCTGGCAGACAAGCCCGAATCTCCCCCAATGCGTCCCTTGATGTTGAGGTCGCTCTCGCCGTGGCGACACAGGTAGATGGAGCGTGGTGAGATGTGGATGTTCATCAGGTAGTAGACAATACGGCTTTGAATGTGGTCAACGACACGGTTCACCAGGTAACGACGTCCCACATCCATTATCTTGATATAGGACAGATCCCTGGAATGAGAAGTTCTGTTAATCACCTGTGATGTGATCTTCTCCAATGCCTGATGTGAGAAATTAGGGCCATCAAAATTTAGGATAACCTTAACATGTAACTTCAGAGCTGATAAAGACAGAAACCTGCCCCattggggcggggggggggggggggggggggggggggcagattaACCGGTGGaggtaaaatatgcaaaattaaatgtttggaatatcaacaaaaaagaaaatctggttACACTGTGGCAGCAGAAGCCTTGTTTGTATGATGCGTCCAACAGCTGTTTTCATGACTGTGAAAGAGGAACTGCAGCCCTGTGTCAAAGCCTACTATTCAACAACTATTATCGTCATACAGTGTGCATACATCAAACTTAATTTACTCAAGGTTATTCAATCTGTTGCAAAAAGGTGGTTTGTAATAAATTTAAGATACAGCTAAAATCTCACAGTGTTTCTGTACTTTTTGTGTGTCGTCACCTGTCGAGAACCTCATCCAGAGGCTGGTAGGATGACTCGTAACACTTTATTCTCTTCATGAAGTCCTTGATGGCCTCATCTGAGTCACAGTGTATGTAGTCTGGGCTTCCCAGTTTAACTTGCTACAAAGAGGAAACATGAGGCGAGGATGTGAGCAGACGAAAACGGGAAGGGGAAGTTTGCTGTCTGACACTGCCTTAAGCCTTTTTCACTTTTTGCACACTTTGCTGGAGTCCAAAGCTCAGCCCACTAACTTTACTGATCTCTTTTCAAGCACGTTATTTATGCATACTTTTACCGCTCTCCAAATAATTGTAGTGCTGGTCCACCACTGCCACAACAATTCATACAAGTACACATGGGTCTGGTTTCTTGATTTGTAtaaaaaagatggacacagcctcCAGGTTTGAAGAGTGACAATGTGTAAATGCCTTAAACCGGCATTCtctttaatggccagcaggcgGTGACTCCTTTGGTTGCAAAAATAAGTGACTTTACTGAAGTCTATAAGTCTTGATCAACCTCAACCTCAGTAACTTTTGAGATTGACCATTTGCTCCTCTGAGTGGCCCCATTTTCTGAGTCACATCCGCACCTCGATTATGATGTGCATTtcaaaaacaccaagatggcaacACCTTAAAATGCTCAACTTGAAGCTTCAGAACTGGACTCCTCTAACCAACCAGCCTCTTGATGGTGATgccacagtggctacatccatctttcatataaAGTCTGTGTCTGCAACTCAGgtctgatgaattctgaagtacGTGACTCCTGATTTTTGGACTGAGCAGCTAATATTTGGATAGATTTTAACCATTCTCTGAGGTATATTAGGAATTTAAAAAGTGCTGTTTTGATCAATTCTACTGGACTGAATAAAGAGAGACAAAGCTCACCACTATATTTTGAGCAATGACTTCTGGGTCCTCACACACAGACTCCACGAAAAATACCTGAATTGACAAGAAAATATAGTTAACTTTGAGGTCATCGATCCAAGATTAAAAATTAACAGCATCATACTTTGAACATACCCTGAACCCATTCTGCTCAGCAAACCTGATGATGgtccctcttctttctctcgTTGTATTAGTGGCATCGAAGACCTGCAACAACATGGAAAACAGAGTCTTATGCAGCCCAggaatgcatttttttgttctaGGATTACTTTCCACGTATACCTAAAGAAGAATCATGGACTCACCGCAACTTGTCCTCCTTCAACGCTCAGGTACTGCAGAACATCATTAAGAGCTGACGTAGCACACTGACTGTGGAAAGAAACGGGAGAGATTTTTGCACTTTAAATTTATACTGGAATTATTCTCGGGGTTGTGTTCATGTGTTCAGTCTCTGTTGCATTCTATATGACATCATGAAGGAAAAACTTCTCATTTTATATACAAGACAAGCTGTACTGGTTAATCATGTGCCACTGACAGCTGAAGGTTAAGGGGTTTTCAGTGTGACCGATCAACTCACAGGTAATTTTCTCTTCATTTGTTGAAATGAAACCCTGCAGTCActgtttgcggttgaccaactTTGCATGACACAGACTGACATTGAAAAGACTGGCTGTGGACTCACCGTCTGATTTTTAGGCCTTCTTCATTATCTGGACGGAAAAACTCAAAGGACTTGTAGATTTTCAGACACTCTCTCCGGTACTGACCAACATTGAACTCTGTTAAGAGGAGACAGTCAGACTTTAAACAGAGAGTTCAGTTAGTTTTCACTCCATATATGATTTTGGGGAAGTTGCTTGTACCTTTTGTTGGCACGCCTATCCAGTTTAAGTATCGAGTCAGCTTCTTCGAAATGTAGGTTTTCCCTCGGGCTGGAAGTCCAACAGTCACAATGAGGGTCGGGCAATTTGTCATACATactgaaagaggaggagagacaaCGAAACAAACTTAATGGTTGcttttcacatatttaattTGGTGAACACAGCTTGTCAACACTAATTTAATTAGTCTAGAAGGCTGCCTATCACATGTGAcagtaaagacaaacacaaaaagactcTTTATGATAGTTACATACATTGCTACAGGACAAAGAGTTGGgatattagtatttttttttttttaactacaataACTAACACAATGAACTCCTTAAACCACATGCTTAATATTCTAAATGCTTTATGTGCATTTTATAATTCACCAAGCACTATGAGAGCTTGAGGCCAGCTCTGACAGATCAAGATCAAGAAAAGGTAAAAGAAATTACAGCTAAAAATAAAGGTGTGAGGAGCATATAAATGCAGGCAGCAGAAGAGAGGTCCGCATGCTTCCTTAATGGCTAATCAGAGGCGCATGCTGATTAAGTGGAAAAATGGCAGGTTTGTGCTCTGCAGTAGAAACTACAATTCAGACTTGATTGAAATTCAGCTATGGCAACAAACATCTGCTTTTTGCAGCCATAACCTGCTCTAAAAGTTGTGTTTAAGTGTTTAAGTGAATATTTGTTAGCCTTTTTTGTTCCTCTTCTTAGATTAcaaacactcttttttttttaaactaatgactgttttctttttttgcggTTGTTAAAACTAACTTTCATAGTACCAAATTCCTGCCTATACAAAAGGGGGGGGAAAGGAAGCAAACACATCCTTAGTAATATCTTTAGTGCTAAGACACCCCCACGCATCAAATACATATGCGATAAAGGAATCTGCATTGATGTCTAAGGAGACTCTAGTATTATTAAAGGTTATGGATATGATAAAATGTGTTGTGCCAAACAGGACAGGACTGGCTGtagctttaaaataaacaaataaaaataaaaatagcgcCGAAAAAGGGAGAGATTGACTCAGCAAAAAACAAGAGGACCCGCAGAGAGAGCAAATCAGACAGAAGCACCTGAGTCACATTAAGAACAGCTGCCCAGTGTCACCCCTACAAGATAAACTAACATCAGACGTGCTGGCTGAAACCTGCCTGATCGGATGTCAAGCAGAATAAGAATAAATATGAACCAGACAAGATCCGCCTGATGCAACATCACCACGCACGCAACATCTCAAACAGCCGTGCCTAATATTTTAAGTTCAAACACAAATCTGACCTGAATCTGAAGCATACGTGCAAAATAGGGGGGAAACGAGCGATATTAAAAGAGAAAAGCCCATATACATATGACCAGAATCGCATCCCCCAGACACATCCTTTGCGCACTTGACGACCTGCTGCATCTTACCGCGTCTGTGAGCGATGTGTCCGTTTTTGCACGGCATCCAAATTTTCTTGAGCGGGTTCTGGGTGAGCTCCCGCGGGTAAGCCTCCACCATAAACTCTTGGTTGTCTATCATCCTGGCTGTTACCCTGCAGACAACAAACTGAGGCGGTGGGCTTCAGCGCTTGCACTGAAATTCAGCAGCGGGGTCGCTCACATATCAGCTGAGAAACAGCAGTTTCCCTTTACCGTAAGGACTGGAGACTGAGCGCAACACAGAgcgaggaagaaaaacaaaatgtcccGGTACAGGATGTAACGTTACTTCGgtcgtgtttttttgtttgtttgtttgtttgtttttttcatgtcgGCATCAttaattcatattttcagtGAATTCACGTGTCAGTCTTATAGTAGGTGTTTACTTCAATGTCCataattttcagtattttaatcTGTTAACATTAAGCGCACAGTTACGTTTAAAGCGCTAAAAGACAATgtggttaataaaaaaaatactccaaaGATAGAataacatttaaccaaataagACTAAATTAAGCAAATAAATGCATTCCAATGCCACATAAAGGCCAAAATTCATTTTGTTGCACATTTTTGATTTTTCCAGTCATGTGATGCCTGTTAAGTAATTTCTAAGTGTCTTGTGTAGAGAACGAACAACACATCTTCCACCAAAACGTGCCGGTTGACAAGTTACCGTAATTACTCGCGAAATACGCACGCAGAGTCGGaagaagcaaaatgaaaaacaagtttTTCGGCTGTTCACATGAGGCACACATGGGCAGTGAATGCAGCTCGAAATTGAGCCAATCAGAACTGAGATGAGCGGCCCAGCGGCCAATAGGAGAGGGGCATGGGGAGGCAGGAATGGCATGCGGACTGCTGGGAGCTCAGAACAACATCACGATGAAAACTGTGGATGCCTGGGTTTTACACGACCCAGTCACGGGCCCCACCGCTCACACATCCTTCTTGTATCTATAATTGCTGGACACTACGCAATCACACAGCAGAAGAATAGTGTTTGAGAAATTAAACAGGtgattttcactgttttctgaaatgttttatAGAAAAGCATAGGGACCATTGctagcaattaaaaaaaaaaaaaaaaaaattgcagctcTTAAATTGCCAGTCAGAATAgtgagaaaaatattaataacaacCCTCatttgtacagcactttttaaaacacacagtttcaaagtgtttcacagtttgtgtaaaAACATGCATTAAAGAACACACCTCAACTTGCAGAACATGAACACAAGTCAAGCAAAAGTTCTTATTAAGCCAAAAATAATGGGCAAAGGAGTTAAGAAAAGCTAACCTGTGAAAAACAAGTTCTCAGCAGTCGCTTTAAACAAAGCACTGATTCAGCCAAACTGGTGAAATGAGGAAGGTTGTTTCAAGTTTGAGCCCTACAACTTCAAAAGTGTAGTCGCCTCCGGATTGAAAATAAGAGTGTGgaaacgtaaaaaaaaaaggccacgaTCAGGTGAAGAGAGAAGAATAAAGTCTCAGCAGCTCTGCCTATTTAGGCAGGAACCTGGCTATTTAGGGCTTTGTAAGTAAATAATACAATTTTCAAATGAATTCAAAATTTCACTGGGAGCAAGAAAAGTGGTGATGTATCAGCACTGACGGCTTAGTTTTTTAGGAGACCAGCTGCTGCGTTCTGGACTGACTGAAGAGGAGAAGCTGGAGAGGGCTGAGAAGAATGTGTTGGAAAGTAAGCAGCAGT
Protein-coding sequences here:
- the pfkfb4b gene encoding 6-phosphofructo-2-kinase/fructose-2,6-bisphosphatase 4b isoform X2 → MIDNQEFMVEAYPRELTQNPLKKIWMPCKNGHIAHRRVCMTNCPTLIVTVGLPARGKTYISKKLTRYLNWIGVPTKEFNVGQYRRECLKIYKSFEFFRPDNEEGLKIRRQCATSALNDVLQYLSVEGGQVAVFDATNTTRERRGTIIRFAEQNGFRVFFVESVCEDPEVIAQNIVQVKLGSPDYIHCDSDEAIKDFMKRIKCYESSYQPLDEVLDRDLSYIKIMDVGRRYLVNRVVDHIQSRIVYYLMNIHISPRSIYLCRHGESDLNIKGRIGGDSGLSARGQEFATRLRNFLQEQNIKDLKVWTSQMKRTIQTAEILGVPYEQWKSLNEIDAGVCEEMMYEEIQTHYPLEFALRDQDKYRYRYPKGESYEDLVQRLEPVIMELERQENVLVICHQAVMRCLLAYFLDKTAGCKVESFCLSVDAVNTHRDRPENVNVQRSTEDALQTVPAHF
- the pfkfb4b gene encoding 6-phosphofructo-2-kinase/fructose-2,6-bisphosphatase 4b isoform X3, yielding MRGSCSLRNAQERAVCMTNCPTLIVTVGLPARGKTYISKKLTRYLNWIGVPTKEFNVGQYRRECLKIYKSFEFFRPDNEEGLKIRRQCATSALNDVLQYLSVEGGQVAVFDATNTTRERRGTIIRFAEQNGFRVFFVESVCEDPEVIAQNIVQVKLGSPDYIHCDSDEAIKDFMKRIKCYESSYQPLDEVLDRDLSYIKIMDVGRRYLVNRVVDHIQSRIVYYLMNIHISPRSIYLCRHGESDLNIKGRIGGDSGLSARGQEFATRLRNFLQEQNIKDLKVWTSQMKRTIQTAEILGVPYEQWKSLNEIDAGVCEEMMYEEIQTHYPLEFALRDQDKYRYRYPKGESYEDLVQRLEPVIMELERQENVLVICHQAVMRCLLAYFLDKTADELPYLKCPLHTVLKLTPVAYGCKVESFCLSVDAVNTHRDRPENVNVQRSTEDALQTVPAHF
- the pfkfb4b gene encoding 6-phosphofructo-2-kinase/fructose-2,6-bisphosphatase 4b isoform X1, with translation MIDNQEFMVEAYPRELTQNPLKKIWMPCKNGHIAHRRVCMTNCPTLIVTVGLPARGKTYISKKLTRYLNWIGVPTKEFNVGQYRRECLKIYKSFEFFRPDNEEGLKIRRQCATSALNDVLQYLSVEGGQVAVFDATNTTRERRGTIIRFAEQNGFRVFFVESVCEDPEVIAQNIVQVKLGSPDYIHCDSDEAIKDFMKRIKCYESSYQPLDEVLDRDLSYIKIMDVGRRYLVNRVVDHIQSRIVYYLMNIHISPRSIYLCRHGESDLNIKGRIGGDSGLSARGQEFATRLRNFLQEQNIKDLKVWTSQMKRTIQTAEILGVPYEQWKSLNEIDAGVCEEMMYEEIQTHYPLEFALRDQDKYRYRYPKGESYEDLVQRLEPVIMELERQENVLVICHQAVMRCLLAYFLDKTADELPYLKCPLHTVLKLTPVAYGCKVESFCLSVDAVNTHRDRPENVNVQRSTEDALQTVPAHF